GAAAAGCTGATCAAACGGGAACACCTCAGACAGTTCATACGTGACGAGCGAACCGACCAGAGGCAATTGGGGTACAAACGGGAACGCTCGAACTACTTGCGCGACCGACCTCGCAGTCCCCGAGATCGAACTCCCGAACAGGAAGGGCAGAACCTAGCCAGGGTGATCAATACCATTGCGGGAGGACCTGTCGGAAGAGATAGCCATATAGTTCGGCGGAACAATCGCCCCCTCCCCAGTGGAGAGAGCCCAAACAAATGATTGAAGATGTATGAAAATATCATCTACGGACCTGAGGACGCGGTGCCACTTGCCTCCAATACTCATGAGACCATCGTGATAGATGTGCTAACATGCAATTACAAGGTGAAGAAAGTGTACATCGACAATGGGAAGGTCATCGACGTGCTGTATTACAAGACTTTTAAAGAACTGCAATTAGAGGACAAGCAGGTCATCCCAGTTCGAACTCCCTTGATTGGCTTCGCAGGTCCACCAGTAAAACCCGAGGGAATGATAACTCTCATGATCACAGTAGGGGTGCCGTCGAAATGCCGAACTGTCCCGGTGAACTTCGCAGTGGTGAAGGAATCGTCGTCATATAACATGATCTTGGGACGGCCTACCTTGAACACACTCCGAGCTGTCTGCTTGACCTTGCACCTCAGCATAAAATTCCCCACGTCTGCGAGAGTAACTGAAGTGCTAGGAGATCCAGAGGTAGTTAGGCCCTGTTACATCGCAACTCTCAAGGGCAAGGAGAAACTGGTGGCTCAAACAACCTACTTAGAGCCTTGGAAGCCCGTGGAGAAGAAGGAAAGGCTTGAGATGGATGAGGGATTGATTGAACTGCTGGTCAGCCCAGAACGACCTGATCGTGCGGTCAAGGTCGGCTCATGCCTGAGCAAGCTGACCCTGAGGGAACCAGAATCTCTTCTGGAAGAATACGCAGAGATCTTCGCCTGGAGTGCGGATGACATGCCGGGGATTCCGCCCGAACTGGCAGTTCACAAGCTGCACGTAGACTCCAGTGTTTGGCCTgtgaagcagaagaagaggaatTTTGCGCCGGAATGTAATGAGGTCGTCACGAGCGCAGTGGGTAAACTGTTAGAGGCAAAGATCGTGAAAGAGGTCTACTACCCGATCTGGCTGGCCAATCCGGTGCTAGTCAAGAAGGAGGAAAAGGCTTGAAGGATGTACGTGGACTTCACCGATCTGAATAAGGCCTGTCCGAATGACTACTACCCTCTCCCACGAATAGATCAGCTCGTAGACTCAATCACAGGATACgagttcttttattttttggatgcCTTCAAGGGGTATCACCAAATAACTCTAGACGAGGAAGATCAGGAGAAGATCTCGTTTATCACCGAGTACAGTATCTATTATTATGTCACCATGCCGTTTGGACTGAAGAACGCACGCGTGACCTACTAGAGACTGGTCAACAAGTTGTTCAAGGATCAGATAGGTCGAAATTTGGAGGTCTACATGAACGACATACTAGTGAAGAGCCGAACTCAGGAGCAGTTCATCACGGACCTTAGAGAGATCTTTGACGTCCTTCGGAGCTCACGGATGCGATTGAACCCCAAGAAATGCACTTTCAGGGTCAGGTCGGGTAAATTCCTAGGATACATGATATCCCAAGATAGAGTAAAAGCTAACCCTCCTAGGATACATGATATCCTAGGATAGAGTAAAAGCTAACCCCGACAAAGTAAAGGTCATCATAGACATGACTCCTCCTCGAAACGTAAAGGAAGTATAGTGGCTAGCTGGTAGGATGGTAGTCTTGAACAGGTTCCTATTGAAGTCTGCAGCTCGGGGATCCTCTTTCTTCAAAGCCCTAAGAAGAGGCCCCCAGTTCTAATGGACCTCTGAGTGCCAAAAAGCATTCGACGAACTGAAAGCCCACATTGCCTAATTGTCGGCCTAAACCTCTCCCGAGTAGGGCGAGACCCTGTTCATCTACTTGTTCGTGGGGGAAGAGGCAATCAGTGCGGTGTTAGTTAGGGAAGAGGACAAGGTCCAGAAATCCGTATATTATGTCAACCGCGCCCTACAGGGAACAGATGTGAGCTATTTCGCAGTGGAGCGATACGTTCTGATGCTAGTTCATGCGACTCGAAAACTCAGGTCATACTTTCAAACTCACCCCATCGTAGTGATGACTGATTAGCCCCTGAAACAGATCCTATCCAAACCTGATGCATCTGGAAGGATGGTGAAATGGGCTGTAAAGTTGTCTGAATATGATCTCGGATACCAGCCCCAGACGGCTATCAAGGCCCAAGCACTAACGAATTTCATAGCAGAAAATGTTTCCTGCGGACTGCAGGGGGCCGAAACCTAGCAGACCAGAGAAGCAGCTATGACCAAACAGTTCGGAGAAGCTGCCGAGGTCATACACGCCAAAGAAACAGCTGAATCCGAGCAGAACAGAAAAGCAGTCGAGACCGGACAGACCAGAGAAACTGCTAAGGTCGCGCAAGCCGAAGAAGCAGCCGAGGCTGATCAGACCGGGGAAGTTACCGAAGTCACTCATGCCGGGAGAGTAGCTAAAGCCAAGCAGGCCAAAGAAGCAGTCGATGCCGAATAGGCTGGAGAAGCTATAGAGGTCGCGCAGGCCGAAGAAGCTGCCAATACTGAACAGGTCCAAGGGGCCATTAAGGATGAACAGGTTGAAGAGACAGTAAGGCGAACTGATCCAACCTGGACACTGTATGTTGACGACGCGTCAAGCAAGGAAGGGTGTGGAGCCGAGGTCCTCCTGATTAGCCCTACGGGGGAGAAACCACCTTACGCCTTGAGATTCGATTTCAGAGCCTCCAACAACAAGTCTGAATTTGAGACTCTGATCGCAGTGATGGGATGACCCGAAAATTGGGGGTAGAATCGATAAAGGTCTACCGCGACTCACAACTGATAGTGAAacaaattttgagaaattgcGAAATCAAAGAAGAGTCGTTGAAGAAGTACGCAGCCAAAGCGCACAAGTTGAGGAGTCAGTTCAAGCAGTTCACGCTCGAACATGTTCTGCGGAGTCGGAATAAAAGAGTTGACGCACTGTCCAAACTGGCCTCCACTTCGTTTGGCACGTTAAATAAAGAAGTGTTAGTGGAGGTCGTTAAGGGCCGGGCGTATGAGCAGTTGGACAAGGCGGTCATTCAAGTGATGAACTCATGGATGGATCCCATTGTTCAGTACTTAGCCAATGAAGAACTCTCCTCAATCAAGATAGAGGCTCGCAAGGTCCTTCTCAAATCACAGAGGTATGTGTTCACGGACGGAGTATTCTATAGGAAATCCTACTTATGTCCCTGGCTGAAGTGTGTGACGCCGGAAGAAGAGGGTTACGTCCTGCGCGCGCTGCATGAAGGTATCTACGGGAATCACGTTGGCCCGATGGTCCTGGCCAAGAAAGGAATGCTGTCCGGGTATTATTGGCCCACCATCTTCAGAGACTCGGCCGAACTGGTGGCACGATGCAGGTCATGTCAGCTACATGCACCAGTTCATCATGCCCCGACTCAGGATAGGGTCTCTCTTCAAAGCCCGTGGCCGTTCTTTCAATGGGGAATCGATCTGCTGGGCCCATTTTCTTGAATTTCAGGAGGTTATGAGCATTTAGTGGTGGCAATTGACTACTTTACTAAGTGGGTAGAACCCTAACCACTCAACACCATCAGCAGCAGGTCGGTCCAGAAGTTCCTTTGCAGGAACATAGTTTGTTAGTTTGGTATACCACGGGTCCTGGTCTCGGACAATGGCCGACAGTTCGCCAATAATTCTTTCTAGGGTTGGTGCACCGAACTCGGGATTTGGCAGCGCTTCACTTCGGTGGGCCACCCTCAAGTGAATGGTCAGATGAAAAACGTCAACAGAACTATTCTGCACGGCTTGAAGACCCAAATAGAGTCCGTCCGCAGCGGATGGATGGATGAACTGCCTACCATACTCTGGGCTTATTGAACTCCGCCTCGAATTGCCACCCAAGAAATCCCGTTTGTTTTAACCTATGGGGCAGAGGCAGTAATCTCGACAGAAATTGACATTTCCTCGAGTAGGGTATGAAATTTCATAGCCAAAGATAATGAGGACGAGAGGCGGCTCAATTTGGACCTACTCGAACAGATGAGAGAAGAAACAGCTATACGAATGGCCAAGTACAAGGGGCAGGTCGCGCGACACTATAATGCCAGGGTAAGACCTCTCTCCTTCAAACCAGGGGACCTGGTCTTACACAAGAATGCTGTAAGTCGGGTCTTGGGTATGAACAAGTTGGGTCCGAATTGGGAGGGCTCCTACGTGGTGAAAGAAACAGATCGAGCAGGGTACTGTAAGTTAGCCCATTTCAATGGAGAAGAAGTCCCATGAACTTGGCATAATTTCAATTTAAAGATCTTTCGTTAAGACTCACTTACTTAGCCCGTGCATGACCTGCGCTCTGAACAAGGTTAGAGTCCAGTTGCTTGGTGTTAGTTAGATCAGTTCGTGCATGGCAGGTCACGCAAATGTATTTCGTTAAGGTTGAATTATTTTGCATAAACTAAAAGCTAGTTCGCGCATATTGTGAGAAGTCTTTGTTCGCGCAAGAATGTTACGACATTATGATGAGAAAGTTGTGAATGCAAAACTTGGCTAAGTGTTGAGCAAAAGAGAGActtcatttcttcaagaaaaatttacAAGGATGAGCAGAGCTCGTACAAAAAAGAACTACTTCAATACAGTTCAGGGCCCTACTTTAGATCCTACACTGGCATACTAATTctctccctcctcctcctcctgttCGGGCTCAGgggtaggggtggcaatcgggtccaaatcgggttggcgggtcgggttgtGACCCGGGTATAATAGGAAACCCGCTGACCCGAAcctgacccgccaacccgaaacaGGTCAGAACACCTGACCCGAACCCGATAATTTCAGGTACCGCCAACCCGAAAATCAAtttgaatttcttgatttaaTCCTATTAAAAATATGATTATCATTCTTGATAAATAAAATGCATAGTATACAAATTTAATTACCACCAAGAAATGCACAATCGAAATCTAAGCAGCTCCAAGCCATTTCACACACGCTGCAATAACTCATCAAATAGAAGACACTCTTAACAGAAGTATCATGCAAGCCATTTAAGAGAGATTGTCGAAAAACAACTACACAGTTGAGTTTCAACTGCTTGATATCAAAGCCATTTACTTCTAATGCTTGTTATCAGACTATTTCTGCAAATTCTGGGTGGCTGGTGCATCCCAGATTCAAAATTCACCCTAAATGAATGAGAGACATCAATATCTGTACCAAGAGCCCATATGACCATAAGATAAGACACCATAAGAGTAGAAATAGTGTAATACATCATCCATCCAAATCTAATAACTCCAACTTCacacaaatcaaacaaaatactgCCAACCAAATATAAGTTTAGAGTCAATACATTACACCAAATATAAGTTTAGAGTCTTAATCACAACAAAGTGATGCTCCAAGGCCAACCAATGCTTTGGCCCTCATCATTAACAACAGCAGCATTCATAATGATGCCAAACTTGTGCATCCTCCAAGCAACCTCCAACTGCAGCCGGACTGCTTTGATCACGGCAAGCACATTCATAGCAACTAAGTATCATGGATTAGAGATTAACAACATTAGAATTTGAATCCTCAATTATTGTTGCATCAACCTCATCCTTGTTGATATTTAGAGACATGATATTTTGAGTTAAATCCTCCAAATTCATATTTAGAGATCCTACATTATAagaatgcaaaaaaatatataagtaacaaaaccaaaaaactAAAATATGTATAAAAAAACTGTATTTACCTTCACTTTTATCTCCAAATAACCAGTCCTTAGTGCAAACTAAAGCCTCAACAATTTGGGGTGAAAGTGAACTAcgaaattgatccaaaattctACCACCAAGACTAAATGCAGATTCAGAAGCAACGGTTGATACTGGAACACATAGAATGTCCCTTGCCAATTTACTCAAATATGGAAATCGAAATTGTTGTGCTTTCCAATAATCAAGAACAATAATATGTGAGGATCGTTTAGCTCTTGGCTCATCTAAATACAATTCCAATTGACTTTTTTGTGCACCACAGGCAAATTCAAAGGTGTCAAATTGATCAAATTCCTACATAAGTTACAAACAGAGATATATTAGATATgataataaaacaaaatagttaaaaatcatcataataatcataattttagaACGCAATGAAGTCACAAAAGTTTAATTTTCAtacctctaaaatatcaaatgATTGGTTGTCTTCTTGTTCCTTGGCTCCATGAGGAGAATAAACTTCATTGCTGCCTCGAGAGCATGAAGATGATGCACCAGGTGTGTTGGAAATCTTCACATACTCATTATAGACATCAAAAAGTGCATTCCTAACCTTGACTAATTTATTAGACCCCGGACCATATAGCTTATTATAACTAAATTCAATAAACTGAAATTTATACCGGGGATCAAATACCACAGCAATTGCCAACAAGAGATTGAACTCAGACCAATATTTGTTAAACTTCACAAACATTTGGGAAGCAATCCTCTTCATAAAATCATCTGAACTATTGCACTCCTCAGACAGCTTCAATTGAATCTTAAAAACTTGAGGAAAGTACAAGTTACTAGTTGGATACTTGGACCCCGAAAAAGCATTAGTTGCCTCATAAAAAACTTGAAGAAAACTACAAATTTTTTCAACTCTTCCCCATTCTTCAAGAGATGGACAGCTCCGAAAATTTGAATCACTTAATTGTAAGTGACAAAATGCAAGGCGATAATAAAGTGCACTGGAAAGCATTCTATATGTGGAGTTCCACCTAGTAGGAACATCTTGAACTAAGGCTTTTTTGGAATCAAGAGAAGTCTGTGTTACACATTCGGTGAACCTTAACTTCCTTGTTTGAGAACCCTTGACATACTTGACACATTCTCTTATTAACTCCACAGATTTATCAATTTCTTTCAAACCATCTTGCACAATCAAGTTGAGAATATGTGCACAACATCTCACATGAAACAACATACCATCACAAATTAAAGAATTTTTCAACTTAAGCTGATTCTTAAGTATTGCAACACAAGAATCATTTGCAGAAGCATTGTCTAATGTGATGGCAAACAACTTCCTTTCAATACCCCAACTACTAGCCAAACTGTAAATTTTTTCAGCTAATGCAACACCATTATGGGGAGGAGGCATATAAGAAAAATTCAGAATTTTTTCTGTAGCAGCCAATTGCTATCAATGAAGTGTGCAGTCAAACTCAAGTATCCATCAGTAACAATAGATGTCCATGCATCGGAAGTTAAACATATTCGACTAGGACATCCCCGCAATTCACTACCAAGTCTATTAACTTCCTTTGCATGCAATTTTTTAACGTCCAACTTGGCTGTGTTCCTAGTGATATGTTTAATTTGAGGCTCCAAATATGTAAGGACATTGTTAATTCCCTCATGCTCCATAAATGAAAATGGCAGCTCATGTCTTACTATGGCATGCACAAGTAATTCTCTAAATTTATCTTGACTG
Above is a genomic segment from Coffea eugenioides isolate CCC68of chromosome 5, Ceug_1.0, whole genome shotgun sequence containing:
- the LOC113771573 gene encoding zinc finger BED domain-containing protein RICESLEEPER 2-like; protein product: MDTSMTYPNSISIEEDGDTGSSDSIEETGHTNHQSQCPDTSAIGKKKLPPKATINMPGKKRRLSSEVWDYFDIIPKKDPNDELKCRCKKCGNEYSAESKSGTEKILNFSYMPPPHNGVALAEKIYSLASSWGIERKLFAITLDNASANDSCVAILKNQLKLKNSLICDGMLFHVRCCAHILNLIVQDGLKEIDKSVELIRECVKYVKGSQTRKLRFTECVTQTSLDSKKALVQDVPTRWNSTYRMLSSALYYRLAFCHLQLSDSNFRSCPSLEEWGRVEKICSFLQVFYEATNAFSGSKYPTSNLYFPQVFKIQLKLSEECNSSDDFMKRIASQMFVKFNKYWSEFNLLLAIAVVFDPRYKFQFIEFSYNKLYGPGSNKLVKVRNALFDVYNEYVKISNTPGASSSCSRGSNEVYSPHGAKEQEDNQSFDILEEFDQFDTFEFACGAQKSQLELYLDEPRAKRSSHIIVLDYWKAQQFRFPYLSKLARDILCVPVSTVASESAFSLGGRILDQFRSSLSPQIVEALVCTKDWLFGDKSEGSLNMNLEDLTQNIMSLNINKDEVDATIIEDSNSNVVNL